Proteins encoded by one window of Amaranthus tricolor cultivar Red isolate AtriRed21 chromosome 4, ASM2621246v1, whole genome shotgun sequence:
- the LOC130810690 gene encoding uncharacterized protein LOC130810690, whose amino-acid sequence MKSEVGKLFVEVVTPTPSYSLPSSSSQTKEKAHYSAALRLTVFVGKRRSAALSCGHQHHNNKVTALYLTEKYLEDWRENPCWDVRAFQKKVNRKLGYEVKYSNCYMAKRIEKKLIFGDANEEYGRVWDYAEAIRNYSSGSTAIVKCIGIENPPPLFQRMYVCLQACKEGFMSSFDQEMNAIKKISVDAFDYLNAIPPKHWSRHAFPNRSKSGMLLNNCCESFNNVLRERSAVKREGSSKFQGVVMPSVVKLIENNEKSCHGVRLSLLMFSSLRWTLIGILCKHAIACIVYRKLDYIDFVYEAYHVKTYAKTYGPRFHGTPGHKMWPTSTNPKPLPPPFRKISGRPNKRKRRLEVDEAKGGKKQGSMVREYK is encoded by the exons atgaagagtgaggTGGGGAAACTCTTCGTAGAAG TCGTCACTCCCACTCCCTCATACTCTCttccatcttcttcctcacaaacaaaagaaaaagcaCATTACAGTGCAGCTTTAAGGTTAACTGTGTTTGTGGGAAAGAGAAGAAGTGCAGCTTTAAG TTGTGGTCACCAACATCACAATAATAAGGTTACTGCATTGTACTTAACTGAGAAGTACTTAGAGGATTGGAGGGAGAATCCTTGTTGGGATGTGAGGGCCTTTCAAAAAAAGGTCAATAGGAAATTAGGTTATGAGGTTAAATATTCTAACTGTTATATGGCAAAGAGGATTGAAAAGAAGTTAATATTTGGAGATGCAAATGAGGAGTATGGTAGAGTATGGGATTATGCAGAGGCTATTAGGAACTACAGCTCAGGTAGTACAGCCATAGTTAAGTGCATAGGTATTGAGAACCCACCTCCACTCTTCCAAAGAATGTATGTGTGTCTACAAGCATGCAAAGAGGGTTTTATG TCATCTTTTGATCAAGAAATGAATGCAATTAAGAAGATTTCTGTAGATGCATTTGACTACCTAAATGCCATTCCCCCAAAGCATTGGTCTAGACATGCCTTCCCAAATAGGAGCAAATCTGGTATGCTTTTGAATAATTGTTGTGAGTCATTCAACAATGTGCTTAGGGAG AGGAGTGCAGTTAAGAGGGAAGGATCGAGTAAGTTTCAGGGAGTTGTTATGCCATCTGTGGTgaaattaattgaaaacaatgagAAGTCATGTCATGGTGTTAGGTTATCCCTGTTGATGTTTTCGAGTTTGAG GTGGACACTAATTGGAATACTTTGCAAGCATGCCATTGCTTGCATTGTGTATAGAAAATTAGACTACATAGATTTTGTCTATGAGGCTTACCATGTCAAGACATATGCCAAGACATACGGACCTAGGTTCCATGGAACGCCAGGGCATAAAATGTGGCCTACCTCCACAAACCCTAAGCCATTACCACCTCCCTTTAGAAAAATTTCTGGTAGGCCTAATAAGAGGAAGAGGAGGTTGGAGGTTGATGAAGCTAAGGGTGGGAAAAAACAAGGGTCTATGGTGAGGGAGTATAAGTAA